In Pithys albifrons albifrons isolate INPA30051 chromosome 6, PitAlb_v1, whole genome shotgun sequence, a single genomic region encodes these proteins:
- the AKIP1 gene encoding A-kinase-interacting protein 1 isoform X2: protein MEVASVGRTAGLAREVLERARRRRRRAAGPEEDSERLSAAFDSIMKLMSQASKECEKYYSFVAAPGCKEHEMKHICKYHGRQAGERGQESMEEEVSRGMNLRKHPVGFKLASNIPDEVPKTSILKFLLASILSQQSQRTWCNRPKL, encoded by the exons ATGGAGGTGGCGAGCGTGGGGCGTACGGCCGGCCTGGCGCGCGAAGTGCTGGAGCgcgcgcggcggcggcggcggcgagcGGCGGGCCCG GAGGAGGACTCTGAACGCCTCAGTGCAGCATTCGATTCGATCATGAAGCTGATGAGTCAAGCCTCCAAGGAATGCGAG AAGTACTATAGCTTCGTGGCAGCCCCTGGATGCAAAGAGCATGAAATGAAACACATCTGCAAATACCATGGCAGGCAAGCAGGGGAAAGAGGGCAGGAGTCCATGGAAGAAGAAGTAAGTAG AGGAATGAACCTTCGGAAGCACCCAGTCGGCTTCAAACTTGCCAGCAACAT aCCAGACGAGGTTCCAAAGACTTCTATATTGAAGTTTCTCCTGGCATCTATTCTGTCACAGCAATCTCAGAGGACATGGTGCAACAGACCCAAGTTGTAG
- the TMEM9B gene encoding transmembrane protein 9B, whose protein sequence is MAVRGTRLCSLLALAALAGLGAEAKNSEDVRCKCICPPYKDHSGHIYNKNVSQKDCDCLHVVEPMPVPGPDVEAYCLRCECKYEERSSVTIKVTIIIYLSILGLLLLYMVYLTLVEPILKRRLLGHSQLIQSDEDIGDHQPFANAHDVLARSRSRANVLNKVEYAQQRWKLQVQEQRKSVFDHHVVLS, encoded by the exons ATGGCGGTCCGCGGGACGCGTCTCTGCTCCTTGCTGGCGCTGGCCGCGCTGGCGGGGCTGGGCGCCGAGGCCAAG AATTCTGAGGATGTTCGGTGTAAATGCATCTGCCCTCCTTACAAGGACCATTCCGGCCATAtttacaacaaaaatgtttcacaGAAAGACtg tGATTGTCTTCATGTGGTGGAGCCTATGCCTGTCCCTGGGCCTGATGTAGAAGCGTACTGCTTACGTTGTGAGTGCAAGTATGAAGAGAGAAGCTCTGTCACAATTAAG GTAACAATCATCATATACCTGTCTATTTTGGGCCTACTTCTTCTGTACATGGTGTACCTCACACTGGTGGAACCAATACTGAAGAGACGTCTCCTTGGACATTCACAGCTCATACAAAGTGATGAAGACATTGGG GATCACCAGCCTTTTGCAAATGCCCACGATGTGCTGGCTCGTTCTCGGAGCCGTGCCAACGTGTTGAACAAAGTAGAATATGCCCAGCAGCGCTGGAAGCTGCAGGTCCAAGAGCAGCGCAAGTCTGTCTTTGACCATCACGTTGTGCTGAGTTAA
- the AKIP1 gene encoding A-kinase-interacting protein 1 isoform X1: MEVASVGRTAGLAREVLERARRRRRRAAGPEEDSERLSAAFDSIMKLMSQASKECEKYYSFVAAPGCKEHEMKHICKYHGRQAGERGQESMEEERNEPSEAPSRLQTCQQHTRRGSKDFYIEVSPGIYSVTAISEDMVQQTQVVDVNAGQSVDLTFVL; the protein is encoded by the exons ATGGAGGTGGCGAGCGTGGGGCGTACGGCCGGCCTGGCGCGCGAAGTGCTGGAGCgcgcgcggcggcggcggcggcgagcGGCGGGCCCG GAGGAGGACTCTGAACGCCTCAGTGCAGCATTCGATTCGATCATGAAGCTGATGAGTCAAGCCTCCAAGGAATGCGAG AAGTACTATAGCTTCGTGGCAGCCCCTGGATGCAAAGAGCATGAAATGAAACACATCTGCAAATACCATGGCAGGCAAGCAGGGGAAAGAGGGCAGGAGTCCATGGAAGAAGAA AGGAATGAACCTTCGGAAGCACCCAGTCGGCTTCAAACTTGCCAGCAACAT aCCAGACGAGGTTCCAAAGACTTCTATATTGAAGTTTCTCCTGGCATCTATTCTGTCACAGCAATCTCAGAGGACATGGTGCAACAGACCCAAGTTGTAGATGTCAATGCAGGACAAAGTGTTGATTTAACTTTTGTTCTGTGA
- the ASCL3 gene encoding achaete-scute homolog 3, with product MQNMMDGKSYCNLICAETQRIQLARPFCADPLVTFHVYPEIPNQVTCSEDLSLLPFMSENLITENFYSEPCTFPYQMPHSSFHRNEYSYGPAFIRKRNERERQRVKCVNEGYAKLRHHLPKEYLEKRLSKVETLRAAIKYIRYLQSVLYSDSEVAGKNVTEPSQAPKAINKQNHFLKTI from the coding sequence ATGCAGAACATGATGGATGGCAAAAGCTACTGTAACCTCATCTGTGCTGAGACTCAGCGCATACAACTGGCTCGGCCTTTCTGTGCCGACCCACTGGTCACCTTTCATGTGTACCCAGAAATACCAAACCAAGTCACTTGCTCTGAAGATTTGTCATTGCTTCCTTTCATGTCTGAGAATCTCATCACAGAGAACTTCTACAGTGAGCCCTGCACCTTTCCCTACCAAATGCCCCATTCCAGTTTCCACAGAAATGAGTACTCCTATGGGCCGGCCTTCATCAGGAAGAGGAATGAGAGGGAAAGGCAGCGGGTTAAGTGTGTCAATGAAGGCTATGCTAAGCTGAGGCATCACCTGCCAAAGGAATACTTGGAGAAACGGCTCAGCAAAGTAGAGACCCTCCGTGCTGCCATAAAATACATTAGGTACCTACAGTCTGTTCTGTACAGTGATTCTGAAGTGGCAGGAAAAAATGTCACAGAGCCAAGCCAAGCACCTAAAGCAATTAACAAACAGAACCATTTTTTGAAGACAATCTGA
- the C6H11orf16 gene encoding LOW QUALITY PROTEIN: uncharacterized protein C11orf16 homolog (The sequence of the model RefSeq protein was modified relative to this genomic sequence to represent the inferred CDS: inserted 3 bases in 3 codons; deleted 1 base in 1 codon; substituted 6 bases at 6 genomic stop codons) gives MSNPGRNNCGNLNINWETLAAKDFQVRPALDNFSCSSIVPTVNPCCRSSFVVYSAWIAETLIPQRCQWISHCLPSHGLAWKILGRAVNIDSNVPVLVRKEQDGFYYCGTVKEEIESERDMFLIEFAKPLVXHGKHPVYGQKTVKDDILEYVNGMKHSLVPGDKVLAPWEPDMAPYGPGTILTGTESRDPLTRQERCCPLSPCLMEEITVXFWNDKAVKLACDVALWISPRLXERIVKMIHMPFTSRVKPRESLDANSCTFPCSPKPGLIPVCALGSPARQCLLCSPCWPHFHYHCGGGICCSSVCVRCICSXHRCVEAXWPLPSRSLLSQNKCEETESSSEPSPCLLELKGTKQDAAAAEATSSSCDSEXVLKPXSTVVDSALNRGYGCLEKPKLKDFARPEWKYWKXSHHKSHSSNSGLSSRSSTCTKGKLDSQAIFTGDTSHVAPSNWSAMFETMEQLPRGQFTVKEILRDQDLKPSLGEEGFAASEKQRYKTASDDKCKPTCIGDDKLDVIDHVRAHLXQNRDMINQNSVRVQLMKFRD, from the exons ATGTCTAATCCTGGAAGGAACAACTGTGGCAACCTCAATATCAACTGGGAAACGCTGGCAGCAAAAGACTTCCAA GTGAGGCCAGCTCTGGACAACTTCTCATGTTCCAGCATTGTACCTACCGTTAACCCCTGCTGCAGGAGTTCTTTTGTAGTGTATTCTGCCTGGATTGCTGAGACCCTCATCCCCCAGAG gTGCCAGTGGATTAGCCACTGTCTCCCTTCCCATGGCCTTGCATGGAAGATACTGGGAAGAGCAGTGAACATAGACAGCAATGTGCCTGTGCTGGTGAGAAAGGAACAAGATGGATTTTATTACTGTGGGACAGTAAAAGAGGAGATAGAG AGTGAGAGAGACATGTTCCTCATAGAGTTTGCTAAACCACTTGTGTGACATGGAAAGCATCCAGTGTATGGGCAAAAAACAGTGAAGGATGACATTCTGGAATATGTGAATGGGATGAAGCACTCCTTAGTCCCTGGAGACAAAGTGCTGGCACCCTGGGAGCCAGATATGGCCCCATATGGCCCAGGAACCATCCTCACAGGCACTGAGTCAAGGGACCCCTTAACACGGCAAGAAAGGTGTTGCCCTCTTTCTCCTTGTCTT ATGGAAGAAATTACAGTCTAGTTCTGGAATGACAAGGCAGTGAAACTCGCATGTGATGTGGCTCTGTGGATCTCTCCTAGGCTGTAGGAGAGGATTGTAAAGATGATCCACATGCCCTTCACTAGCAGGGTGAAGCCCAGAGAAAGTCTAGATGCTAACTCTTGTACTTTTCCCTGCAGCCCTAAACCAGGCCTGATTCCTGTTTGCGCTCTAGGTAGCCCTGCCAGGCAGTGCTTGCTCTGCtcaccctgctggccacatttcCACTACCACTGTGGTGGTGGCATCTGCTGTTCCTCAGTGTGTGTGAGGTGCATCTGCTCCTGACACCGCTGTGTTGAGG GGTGGCCTCTTCCATCCAGATCTTTGCTCTCTCAGAACAAATGTGAAGAGACAGAGTCCAGCAGTGAGCCCTCTCCGTGCCTTCTAGAACTGAAAGGCACAAAACAAgatgcagctgcagctgaggcaACATCTTCCTCTTGTGATTCAGAGTAGGTCCTGAAGC AGAGTACTGTGGTGGACAGTGCTCTTAACAGAGGCTATGGCTGTCTTGAAAAGCCGAAGCTAAAGGATTTTGCAAGACCTGAGTGGAAATACTGGA AAAGTCACCACAAGTCACATTCCAGTAATTCAG GGCTCAGCAGTCGCAGCAGCACATGTACAAAGGGCAAGCTGGACTCCCAAGCCATCTTCACAGGGGACACATCCCATGTGGCGCCAAGTAATTGGAGTGCAATGTTTGAAACTATGGAGCAGCTTCCCAGAGGGCAATTCACAGTGAAAGAAATCCTAAGAGACCAGGATTTGAAGCCATCATTGGGG GAAGAAGGTTTTGCAgcatcagaaaaacaaaga taCAAAACAGCATCAGATGATAAATGTAAACCGACGTGCATTGGAGATGACAAACTTGATGTTATAGACCATGTCAGGGCTCACTTGTAACAAAACAGAGACATGATCAACCAGAATTCAGTACGTGTACAACTGATGAAATTCAGGGACTGA